A region from the Lycium barbarum isolate Lr01 chromosome 8, ASM1917538v2, whole genome shotgun sequence genome encodes:
- the LOC132607238 gene encoding uncharacterized protein LOC132607238, with the protein MAVSVKLFVVLLFSMCVIVLPLASAKSTDFDYCNKKGNYAVKVSGVDITPYPVKGGKETTFSIAATTDESISGGKLVIDVKYLFLHVHQESHDICKETYCPVSGDFVISHSQALPGVTPPGSYTLTMRMVDGSNYELSCITFGFSISLIADLKAVADS; encoded by the exons ATGGCGGTTTCAGTGAAACTATTTGTTGTTCTTCTCTTCTCAATGTGTGTTATTGTCCTTCCATTGGCATCAGCTAAATCCACTGACTTCGACTATTGCA ATAAGAAGGGCAACTATGCAGTTAAGGTGAGTGGAGTAGATATAACACCTTATCCTGTTAAAGGAGGTAAAGAGACCACTTTCAGTATTGCTGCAACTACAG ATGAGAGTATCAGTGGCGGAAAGTTGGTGATTGACGTCAAGTATTTATTCCTTCACGTCCACCAAGAGAGCCATGACATATGTAAAGAGACATATTGCCCCGTGTCTGGTGATTTTGTGATTTCTCACTCTCAAGCATTACCCGGAGTTACTCCTCCT GGTTCATATACCCTTACGATGAGAATGGTGGACGGGAGCAATTATGAATTGTCTTGCATAACCTTTGGCTTCAGTATTAGTTTAATCGCAGACTTAAAAGCAGTAGCAGATAGTTAA
- the LOC132605458 gene encoding RING-H2 finger protein ATL70-like: MNYNTTISDPSSSTDGFLGSGNIGGFGYGIGVSVGILLLITTITLTSYFCTRNQTTELPPPRRHRINRNALLDVQENSCIVDIGLDKATLSSYPKLLYSEAKVNHKDSTASCCSICLADYKNKDMLRLLPDCEHLFHLKCVDPWLMLNPSCPVCRTSPLPTPQSTPLAEVVPLATRPLG, from the coding sequence ATGAATTATAACACCACCATCTCCGATCCAAGTTCCAGCACCGATGGGTTCCTCGGATCGGGTAATATCGGAGGATTCGGTTATGGGATCGGTGTTTCTGTAGGTATTCTTCTTTTAATTACAACTATAACTCTTACTTCATATTTTTGTACCAGAAATCAAACAACAGAGTTACCACCACCAAGAAGACATCGAATTAATCGTAACGCGCTACTTGATGTCCAAGAAAATAGTTGTATAGTCGATATAGGGCTTGATAAGGCAACCCTTTCGAGTTACCCTAAGTTGTTGTACTCTGAAGCTAAGGTAAATCACAAGGACTCAACAGCTAGTTGTTGTTCTATATGTTTAGCAGATTACAAGAATAAGGACATGTTAAGGTTGTTGCCTGATTGTGAACATTTGTTTCACTTGAAATGTGTGGATCCTTGGCTTATGTTGAATCCAAGTTGTCCAGTTTGTAGAACTTCTCCTTTACCAACACCACAATCTACTCCTTTGGCTGAGGTTGTTCCTTTGGCAACTAGACCTTTGGGATGA
- the LOC132608317 gene encoding RING-H2 finger protein ATL70-like, protein MNNTTTSDPNSGTGWFLGSEQAGGFDYAVGVSGGIVLFFATITMISYFCTRNQTPTINRDEQHCVVEMGIDEATLLSYPMLLYSEAKVNYKDSTASTCFSICLADYKDNDMLRLLQDCGHLFHLKCVDPWLMLNPSCPICRTSPLPTPLSSPLAEVVPLASRPSGLMLHA, encoded by the coding sequence ATGAATAACACCACCACCTCCGATCCAAATTCCGGCACCGGCTGGTTCCTCGGATCGGAACAAGCCGGAGGATTTGACTACGCCGTTGGTGTTTCAGGTGGAATTGTCCTCTTCTTTGCAACTATCACAATGATTTCATATTTTTGTACTAGAAATCAAACACCAACAATAAATCGCGACGAACAACATTGTGTGGTGGAAATGGGGATTGATGAGGCAACACTTTTGAGTTATCCTATGTTGTTATATTCAGAAGCTAAGGTCAATTATAAGGACTCAACAGCTAGTACTTGTTTTTCCATATGTTTAGCAGATTACAAGGACAATGACATGCTTAGGTTGTTGCAAGATTGTGGACATTTGTTTCACTTGAAATGTGTGGATCCTTGGCTTATGTTGAATCCAAGTTGTCCAATTTGTAGAACTTCACCATTGCCAACACCATTATCCTCTCCTTTGGCTGAGGTTGTTCCTTTGGCTTCTAGACCTTCAGGATTGATGTTGCATGCTTAG